From the Syntrophorhabdaceae bacterium genome, the window CCTTTCGTCCTGGTAGGGAAATCCTGGTTGATGTTTTTGATAAAAGGACGTGGGTCTTTCCAGTTAAAACTCCGCGCCCCGTAAGGACAGGCTGCCATGCAGTACCTGCATCCTATGCACCGGTGGTAGTCCATCATGACAATGCCGTCCTCCCTCTTCCACGTCGCCTTTGTGGGGCACACCCTGACGCAGGGAGGATCCTCGCAGTGGTTACAGAGAACAGTGACAGGTGCCTTCTTCACGGCCTCCGGCATGAGTTCGTGAGACCCTTCAGGGAAGACCTCGTTATAAGGGGCGTTCCATATCCATTGTATCTGATCCTTGGGATTTCCGAGATCAGGCACATTGTGTGTCAGGTGACATGCCTCGATGCAATCCCTGCATCCGGCCTGCTTCGAGCAGGCACCGACATCTACCACCATGGCCCATCTTTTCAATGCCGGCTGGACTTCGGATTTGGGTGTTTTTGCGAGGGCATGACGTGAAAAGAGAGAAAAACCCTGCTGACTTGTTAGTCCGGCTAACGAAAACCCCGCAATCTTTATAAATTTCCTTCTATCCATCTCTGTTTTTCTCTGCCCCAAACTCTTTATTGCATTTTTTACGCCTAACGCCTCACGCCTAACGCCGAACGTCTTTACTTCTTCGCCACCTTCGGGATGTTATGACAATCCCAGCAATAGGGTTTTACATTGGTGTAGTTGTGGCACCTGTCGCAGAACTGTTCCTTATTGGTGTGGCATCCCATACATGTCCCCGTGAGGCTCATCACG encodes:
- a CDS encoding 4Fe-4S dicluster domain-containing protein, translated to MDRRKFIKIAGFSLAGLTSQQGFSLFSRHALAKTPKSEVQPALKRWAMVVDVGACSKQAGCRDCIEACHLTHNVPDLGNPKDQIQWIWNAPYNEVFPEGSHELMPEAVKKAPVTVLCNHCEDPPCVRVCPTKATWKREDGIVMMDYHRCIGCRYCMAACPYGARSFNWKDPRPFIKNINQDFPTRTKG